The following coding sequences lie in one Cannabis sativa cultivar Pink pepper isolate KNU-18-1 chromosome 5, ASM2916894v1, whole genome shotgun sequence genomic window:
- the LOC133038265 gene encoding uncharacterized protein LOC133038265 — MSDLSDSQQLGSGGRAFDGESDQERDSFLPTDISEMEAAEIELGPMSSVEIEKMVRELTEPGAIDIRDSESTVSARDYLIRTRQVPDIEVEEVEEGWTTPVRESGGEEEEAEGSGTDSVDDSQLNEPFSCEDLVSRVVKSDFTTFVRLNLLRLAFQSPKPSQRAHLPFTNPAIIPTEDVVISIPILRCGVTVPFHPFVAAILRRYDVSPFQLTPNSYRTVLAFYAMYMEYAHRAPSVEEFSYFYDIKSVGLHNGFFCFSKWATSEINGVEGMVSNMGDWKSKWFYVFKVPGIRTDFNRRPNRPARPTLNAHKKGVAEILGSLPVQDRDWRLLCTTAKLREHKLIPENASLQREPVYKEPSERQQERIDKRLSKQTPRETSDMTFLKSAPVLKIKQKGGTPASSPVVAQKRKSDVMTSLAADSSKKLAKTAQDKGKKVVIDSPVRPRDFLAMQEKLLAEIPYEELVSRSTELAAQSVALFMKAVATPSKEIDSLKRQNSHFQENIKRLKQEVAKMEELHKELEEANRAKEQLELELKKSQDTIAEMARDLEAERESGKKQYDQAVSDYIYTTLSKVPDFDFSLLGDEAAEMAEAFRSMSPTRTQGNLPDEIEGAQAEEVENEVVSKIVDEAAPDETTPAA; from the exons atgagcgatctatcggataGCCAGCAGCTCGGATCAGGAGGTCGCGCCTTTGACGGGGAATCGGACCAGGAGAGGgacagttttctccctacggacatctccgaaatggaggccgcggagatagagttaggtccTATGTCTTCTGTGGAGATCGAGAAGATGGTACGGGAGCTTACCGAACCTGGGGCAATCGATATCCGGGATAGCGAATCCACAGTGTCAGCTCGCGACTACCTCATCCGTACGAGGCAGGTTcctgacatcgaggtcgaggaggtggaggagggatGGACTACTCCAGTCCGCGAGTCAggtggggaagaagaggaagcggaAGGGAGCGGGACGGACTCGGTTGACGACTCCCAACTGAACGAGCCTTTCTCATGCGAAGACCTAGTCTCGAGAGTCGTCAAATCTGACTTCACCACTTTTGTGAGGTTAAATCTGTTGCGGCTTGCGTTTCAAAGTCCCAAACCCTCTCAGAGAGCGCATCTTCCGTtcaccaaccctgcgatcatcccCACGGAGGACGTGgtcatctcaatacccattcttcgatgtggTGTAACCGTCCCATTTCATCCTTTCGTCGCAGCCATTCTTAGACGCTATGACGTATCGCCTTTTCAGCTAacacccaacagttatcgcactgttctagccttctatgcgatgtacatggagtacgcccatagagctccgtcagtagaggaatttagttatttttatgacataaagagcgtgggccttcataacggcttcttttgctttagtaaatgggcgacttctgaaatcaacGGGGTTGAGGGGATGGTTTCGAATATGGGTGATTGGAAGTCAAAATGGTTCTATGtttttaaggttcctgggatcagaaccgactttaatcgcagaccca atagaccagctcgaccaacGCTTAACGCTCATAAAAAGGGGGTAGCTGAAATTCTCGGgagtcttccggtacaagatcgcgactggcgattgctgtgtacgactgccaaattgcgagaacacaaactgatccctgagaacgcgagtcttcaacgggagccaGTATATAAAGAACCATCTGAGAGACAGCAGGAGCGGATAGATAAACGGCTTTCCAAACAAACTCCTCGAGAAACTTCAG ACATGACTTTCctgaagtctgcccctgtcctgaagatcaagcaAAAGGGTGGGACACCGGCATCTTCACCAGTCGTCGcacagaagaggaagagcgatgtgatgaCTTCGCTCGCTGCAGATTCCTCCAAGAAGTTGGCCAAGACCGCTCAGGATAAGGGGAAGAAGGTTGTCATTGATTCTCCGGTTCGTCCTCGCGACTTCCTGGCTATGCAGGAAAAATTACTGGCCGAGATTCCTTATGAGGAACTTGTTTCTCGATCAACTGAACTGGCCGCACAATCTGTGGCTTTGTTTATGAAAGCCGTGGCCACGCCTTCGAAGGAAAttgactcgctgaagaggcagaatTCCCATTTTCAGGAAAACATAAAGAGGCTGAAGCAGGAGGTGGCCAAGATGGAGGAACTTCACAAGGAGCTCGAGGAAGCCAACAGGGCCAAAGAACAGTTGGAGCTCGAGCTCAAGAAGTCGCAGGACACGATCGCCGAGATGGCTCGCGACTTAGAGgctgagagagagagtgggaaaAAACAGTATGATCAGGCTGTGTCTGATTACATTTATACTACTCTCTCTAAGGTCcctgacttcgacttctcgctgCTTGGAGATGAAGCTGCTGAAATGGCTGAAGCCTTTCGCTCGATGTCTCCTACCCGGACTCAAGGCAACCTTCCAGATGAAATCGAGGGAGCGCAGGCTGAGGAGGTCGAGAATGAAGTTGTGAGCAAGATCGTGGATGAGGCTGCTCCTGATGAGACTACTCCCGCTGCTTAA